The Pseudobdellovibrionaceae bacterium genomic sequence GACATATGTTGAAATCGATCCTTCTGCTCGCATCGTTCTTCGTCGTGGGCCAGGCTTCGGCCGCTTTTGAATACCGCGTGAACCACGTCCAATGTGAAAACTCGTCGGGTCGTTTTGAGCGGCGCAAGATCTTTCCCGCGGTGAAGGACGAAACGCGGCTGAAGCTCATTCCCGCAGGCAACGACCGCGGCGTGATCGAGTACGCGGCCGAACACCTCGGTCTTTCCGGCGGGGACTGCCGCGTGAGTTTCCGTTTGGACTACGAGTTTTCCGGACTCAAGCTGCAGGTCTATCCCCAGCGCCAGAGTCTGCGGCGCGCGGGCGGCTACTTCGCGCCCTGCGAGCTGCTGACGACGGACGACGCGCGCGAGTTCGAGATGCGCCACACGCCGAACGGTTTTGAAATCGTCGGCGACGACCTGACCCGTCTTTGCCATTCGTCGCGCCGGGCCCGCGTCTTGATCGTTTTGGATCGGATCTAGATGCGCACGAGCGAACTGCACTTCGACTTTCCGGAGGAACTCATCGCGACGGCGAAGTCCGATCCGACCCGCGTGATGTGGGTGGGGGACGATCGTCAGCCGCAGGAGCTCACGTTCGCCGAGGTCCTGACGAAAATTCCCGCCGGTGACGTCGTCGTCGTGAACGACACCAAAGTCGTCAAACGCCGCGTGTTCGCGAATGATCTCGAGATTTTGTTCCTGCAGGAGCTTCCCGAAAACGAGTGGCAGGTGCTGATGCCCGCGAAGAATCTCAAAATCGGCGCGCGGATTTCGCTGCCGATGGGGGCCACGGCCGAGCTCATCGAAAAGGGTCGTCCGCAAGAACTCAAAATCGACCGCAAGCTCACGCCCGAAGACTTCGAGAAGCACGGCGAGCTGCCGCTGCCGCCCTACATCCAAAGGGCGCGGGGCGAACGTCACAATCGCGGCGCGGATCAAGACGATTACCAAACCGCGTGGGCGAAAAGCGACGGCAGCCTCGCCTCGCCGACGGCCTCATTGCATTTCAAAACGGCCGACATCCAGACTTTGAAGGATCGCGGCGTCCGCGTGAAATCCCTGACTCTGCATGTGGGTCTGGGGACCTTTCTGCCGGTGACGAGTGACAATCTGGACGAGCACGTCATGCACGCCGAAACGGTGACGATTCCGCGGGACACTTGGCTCGCCATCGAGGCGGCACGTGGCGAAGGGCGCGGCGTCTGGGCCCTTGGGACCACGGTCGCGCGCGCCATCGAAAGCGCGGCGGCGGGACTTCTGACCGAAACGCCGGACGGCTTTCATGGTGAAACGCGGCTCTTCATGAAGCCGGGCGCCGAGTGGCGCCGGATCACGCGTCTGATGACGAACTTTCACCAGCCCGAGAGCACGCTGCTCGCGCTGGTCGCCTCATTTCATTCACTCGAGTCGGTGAAGAGCGCCTATCAGTGGGCGATCGAACGCCGTTTCAAGCTTTTCAGCTACGGGGATTTTTCAGTATGGATTCGTTAACCACCGGCGGCACTTCGCTCGCGAACACGAAAACTCTGGCGACAGTACAGCTCGCGGCCGACGCGATCGCGACCAACGCCAGCGCCATGACCACGGGGGAATTCAAAGTCCATCGCCAGGACGGAAACGCCCGTCGCGCGACGCTGATGACCGCGCACGGTCCCGTGCAGACCCCGACCTTCATGGCCGTGGGCACGAAGGCGACCGTGAAGGCGATGACCTCGCATGAACTGAAAGAGATCGGCACGCAGGTCGTCCTCGGTAACACCTATCACCTGCATTTGCGCCCCGGCGAAAAGACGATCAAAAATCTGGGCGGTCTGCATAAGTTCATGCGCTGGGACGGCCCGATCCTGACCGATAGTGGGGGCTTTCAGGTCTTCTCGCTGAGCGGCCTGCGCAAACTCACCGAGCAAGGCGTCGAGTTCAAATCCCACCTCGACGGCGCGAAGCACTTTCTTTCGCCCGAAACCAGCATGCAGATCCAAATGGATCTGGGCTCGGACATCATCATGGCGTTTGACGAATGCCTCGAATACCCCGCGACCGCGACGAGCGCATCAAATCCAGCATGGATCTGACCCACCGTTGGCTGAAGCGCTCGAAAGAGGCCATGACCCGGCCCGAGTCGCTTTTGTTCGGGATCGTGCAGGGCGGACTCAGCGAAAAGCACCGCATGTACTCGATGGATCAGGTGACCAGCGTCGATCTTCCCGGCTACGCGCTGGGCGGATTCTCGGTGGGTGAGCCCATCGAGCTGATGCATGACCTCGTGAAGGTCATCGGGCCGAAAATGCCCCAGAACAAACCCCGCTATTTGATGGGCGTGGGGACCCCGCTGGATCTGATCCTATCCGTGGATTCGGGGATCGATATGTTTGACTGCGTGATGCCCACGCGGGTCGCCCGCAACGGCACGCTCTACACCTGGCAGGGGAAAGTCAGCATCAAACGCAACGAGTACCGCGAGGACTCGGGGCCGCTCGATCCCGAGTGCGACTGCTACACCTGTACGCACTATTCGAAGGCCTACCTCCGTCACTTGTTCCTGAGTGGTGAGATTTTGGGCAGCCGCCTGAACTCCATCCACAATCTGCACTTCTACATGTCACTCATGGCGAAGGCGCGGGAGGCGATCAGCGAAGGGCGCTGGGCCGCCTTCCGGGATGCCTGTCTGGCGCGTTTCGTCAAAGCCGCGCGCGAGCCGATGAGCTGAGTTAAGTCTTGATCATTCTTTGGAAAACCGGGCAGGATGAGCGTTTTAATCACCCGGTTTTTGCCACAGGAGATCCGAACTTATGAATCCGGCTTCGCAACCCAGCCTTTTTGAAATGGCCCTGCCCTTTATCGTCATGTTGGGCGTGTTCTACTTCTTGATTCTGCGCCCGCAGTCGCGCCGCATGAAGGACCACGACAACTTGCTTAAAGGCATCAAACGCGGCGACCAAGTCATCACCGCGAGCGGCATCCTTGGCACCGTCGACGGCATGACCGATGCGATCGTCACTCTCGAAATCGCGCACGGCGTGAAGGCGAAGTTCCTGCGCAAGCAGATCGTGGCGCTGCAGAGCTCGCTCGAAAAAGGTCCGTCCGAGAAGAAAGCCTAAACGGCGCGGGCCCGCGAAAATCCAAAAAATTAAAAAATCAGTTCCATCGAAGGGGTAAACAGCAATGGAAAATTTGACGTCACGAATCTGGATTGCCGCGGTCGGCGTCCTGACCGTCTTCGTGTGCCTGGCGCCGAACTTCATCAATACCGAGAAGATCTGGTGGCCCACCGAACGTAAACTCAACTATGGCCTGGATATTCAGGGCGGCCTGCATCTCGTCATGGGCGTCGATGTCGCCGGCGTGGTGAAGGAGCAGGGCGCGCGCCAAGTGACCGGCCTGAAGGCCGAGTTTCAGCGCGAGCAGATCCCGGTCGCGGATGTCGTGCTGACCAAACCCGAACAGGGCGAAATGGAAATCCGCGGCGGCGATTCGGCGCGGGTGAAGGAATATATGTCCAACCGCTACAGCACCATGCTGCAGCTGCTGAAGGACACTCCCGATAGCCTGACCTATCGCTATTACGACGCTTACCTCATCGACTTCAAACAGAAGGTCATCCATCAGGGAATCGAGACGATCCGTAACCGGATCGACGAGTTCGGCGTGGCCGAGCCCTCGATCTCGCAGCAGGGTTCGGACCGTATCCAGGTCCAGCTTCCCGGGATGGCGGATGCCGAGCGCGCGAAGCAGCTCGTGAACACCGCCGCGAAACTGGATTTCATGCTGGTGTCGAATCAGATGCCCCCGAACATCATGGAGCTGATTAATCAGGCCGAGACCGCGGGGAACTACAATCTGAAGGATATGAAGTACTCGGCTTACGTCGATCGTCTGAACAAAGACCTCGAAGGCAAGCTGCCCCCGAAAACGGTCGTTTTCTTCGAACGTTCGCCGAACGCCGACGATCTGGAGTCGGGCCGCATTCCCTATCTTTTGCAAACCGACACGAACCTGGGCGGAGCGGATTTGACCGACGCTTTCGTCAGCTTCGATCAGTACGGCGTTCCCGAAGTTTCGCTGCGTTTCAACGCCGCGGGCGCGAACGCCTTCCGTGACCTGACCACCGCGAGCGTCGGCCGTCAGATGGCGATCGTCCTTGATAAGGTCGTGAAGACCGCGCCGAACATCCAAACGCCCATCGGAAACGGCGAGGCCCGTATCACGTTGGGCTCCAGCCGTAACCGCGATCAATCGCTGGCCGAGGCGCAGATGATCGCGACCTCGCTGCGCGCGGGCGCGCTGCCGGCGGCTCTGGAGCAGTTGGAAGAGCGCCGCGTGGGACCGTCTCTCGGGGCGGACGCCATCCGCAAAGCGCAGATCGGTTCGCTCTTCGGCGCGATCGCGATCCTGGTCTTCATGATCATCCGTTACCGCGCGATGGGCGTGATCTCGGATCTGGTTCTGATCCTGAACGTCCTGATGGTGCTGGCGATCCTGACCTCGCTGGGCGCGACGCTGACCCTGCCCGGGATCGCGGGGATCGCGCTCTCGATCGCCTTCGCGATGGACGCGAACGTCCTGATCAACGAACGCATTCGTGACGAGCTTCGCAAGGGCGCAAGCTTCGTTTACGGCGTCAAAGAAGGCTACGACCGCGCGATGTCGGCGATCATCGACTCGAACTTGACCTCGGCCGCCACCGCCCTGGTTCTGTTGTACTACGGAACCGGCCCGGTGCGGGGCTTCGCGGTGACGCTGCTGGCGGGGATCGTGACGACGCTCTTCTCGAACGTCTTCATCTCGAAGGTCATCGTCGACGTCGTGATTCACAAATTCGGCAAAAAGACTCTGTCGGTTTAAGGGGACAGCATGAGCACGAATACAGATAAACAGACCCGTTTCAATTTCGATTTTGTCGGTAAAGCCCCGCTGTTCGGCGCGATCTCACTGATCCTGACCGTCGCGTCGTTGATCTATTTAGCCATGGGCGGGATTCATTACGGCATCGACTTCGCCGGTGGGACCGAAGTGCAGGTGAAGTTCGAGAAGGAACTTCCCATCGCCGAGCTGCGGAACAAGGTGGAAGACCTCCATCTGCTGAACCCTTCGATTCAGACCTTGCAAGCGGACAGCGGTTCCGAGTACGTGATTCGCTTTCAGATTCCCGAAGGCAAAGACGAAAAAGAGATCAACGAGCGGCAGAACGCTGCGGTTGCGTCGCTGCGGACGGCACTTGAGGGGGATTTCAAGGCTTACGAGCCGGACATCCGCCGCGTCGACTCGGTCGGTCCCCAGGTGGGCGCGGAGCTGAAGCGCAACGGCTTGCTCGCGGTGTTTTACTCTCTGCTGGTGATCTTGATCTACATCTCGCTGCGCTTCGATTATAAGTACGCGCCCGGCGCGGTCATCACGCTGGCGCACGATGCGATCATCACGCTCGCGCTCTATATGTTGATGGGGAAAGAGATGAATATCTCGGTCCTGGCGGCGCTGTTGACCCTGATCGGTTATTCGCTGAACGATACCATCGTCGTGTTCGATCGGATCCGCGAGGTTTCGGCGACGTCGAAGGGCGCCGAGTCCAAGGCCATCGTCAACCGCTCGATCAACGAGATGCTGGGTCGGACGATGATCACAGCCGTCACGACCATCGTGGCGACGGGCTTCTTGTGGTGGTTCGCTGACGGAGACGTTGCGGACATCGCCTTCATTTTGTGCGCGGGAACGGTCTTCGGGACTTACTCGTCGGTTTACGTCGCCGCTCCCATCATGATGTTGATGGAGAAGGTCAATCTGGCGCCCCGGCCGACAAGCTCCAACCAGGCTCGCGCCTAGGCCAAGAAGACAAGACCCTAGCTCTAGGAGGCGTCGGTGCCAGGACGGTGGCAGGAAAGAAGCTCAAGCACGAGCTTGAAAACGGGGGATGAAAATCCCCTGAAGGTCCCGGATCAGATTCAGCGTTTGCTGTTTCACCGGGGCTTTGACGACGCCGCGTCTTGGAACGATCTTTTCGATCCGAAGTTGGGATCGATGAAAAGTCCCTGGGCCCTTCGGGACATGAAACCCGCCATCGACCGTCTGGTCGAGGCGCGCATCAATCAGGAAAAAATCTGTCTTTATGCCGACTTCGATATGGACGGCACGTCGGGCCTGGCGCTGGCTCTCGACGCGTTCAAGCAGCTGGGCTTTCATGACGTGCGGCCGATCCAGCCGCAGCGGCTGACGGAAGGTTACGGCTTTCACGACTTCATCGTCGAAGAGCTCGCGAAGGATGGCGTGACTTTAATCATGACCATCGACGTCGGCATCACGGCGAACAAGGCCTGCGCGACCGCGAAGCGTCTGGGCATTGACGTCATCATCACGGACCATCACCAACCCGGTCCCGAAAAACCGCAGGCGCTGGCGATCATCAATCCCAATCAGGGCGATTGCCCTTCGGGTTTGGGTTATCTGTGCGGCGCGGGCGTGGCTTTCACCGTCGTGCGGGCGCTGAAGCGCGCGCTCGCGGACGCCGGAGTCGTTCCCGAGTCGGCGCTGAATCTGAAGTCGCTTCTGGATCTGTTCACGATCGCGACCCTGACGGACATGGTGCCGCTCGTGGAAGACAACCGGATGCTCGTGAAGCACGGCCTGCGCGTGATCGAAGGATCGAAACGGGCTGGGATTCAAGCGCTCTTGAAAAAACTGAATATGCAGGGCAAAGAGCTGAGCGCCCAGGACGTGGCGATCCGTTTCGCGCCGAAGCTGAACGCGCTCAGTCGCCTTGAAACGGGCCTGCGTCCCCTGGAAATTTACCTGGCGCCCGATCAGCCGTCCGCGGAAGCGCTGGTCGATCAGGTGCTGTCGCAAAACTCCGAACGTCTGGACCTGCAACAGCACGGCGAAAAAATCGCGTTCGAGCTGTTGCAAGAGTGGCCGCACGAGGACTTCGTTTTATTGACCTCGAAAGAGTTTCACCGCGGCGTCGTGGGGCTCATCGCGACCAAAATCGCCGGCGAGACCGGGCGTCCCGCATTCATCGGCTCCGAAAATGACGAAGGCGTCGTGGTCGGTAGCGCGCGGGCTCCGCATGGCAGTCCCGTCAGCGTGCTCGAGGCCCTCAGCTCCGCGACCGACATCCTGCAACGTCACGGCGGTCATCCCGCGGCGGCGGGTTTCGAAGTTTTACTTTCGCGTAAAGACGAACTCATCGCGCGTTTGGCCGAGCACCACGCCAGCCTCGATTTCACGCAAGAGTCGGTCATGGATCATGACGGCTTCTTGCGTTTGGGCGATTTGAATTTGGGACTTTTGCGCTGGCTCGAGGCGCTCGGTCCTTTCGGTGTGGATTTCGCGGTTCCGATTTTCGCGTTCGAGAACCTGATCCTCGAAAACGTGATGCCGCTTCGGGGTGGTCACCAAAAATGGATTCTCAAAGATCCGGCGACCTTCACGAAGGTCGATGCCCTGTATTTTTCACCTCCCCCGGGGCTTTCCGTGAAGCCGGGGATCGTCGTTTCGGTGCTCGGGGAAGTCCAAAAAAACGACTTCCGTGGCTCGATCAAGCCGCAAATCCTGATTCGGGATTACAAGGTCGCCGTCCCTTACGAAAAGGAATCGCCTTCCGAAAAGGGACTTGGTAGCTTCGGGCCATGAAACCGAAGTCCGTCGTGCTCCTCAGTGGGGGGCTGGATTCCACCGTCAATTTGTACGAGGCCCGCGAGAAGACCGACATCGCCCTCGTTTTGACGTTCGATTACGGCCAGCGCGCCCGTGAGCGCGAGGTTAAAACCTCGGCGCTCATCGCCGGACGTCTGGGGCTGCGTCACCGCGTGCTCGCGTTGCCGTTCATCGCCGAGTTCGGCGGTTCGTCTTTGACCGATCGCAAACAGGAAGTCCCGCAAGGCGAAGAGGTCGACATCCATTCCGCCGAAACCTCGACCCGTACCGCGAAGTCGGTCTGGGTGCCGAACCGGAACGGGATCTTTTTGAACATCGCCGCCGGTTTCGCCGAGTCGCTCGGAGCGGATCTGGTGATCCCGGGATTCAACGCCGAAGAGGCGAAGACCTTTCCCGACAATTCCGAAGA encodes the following:
- a CDS encoding DHH family phosphoesterase, with protein sequence MPGRWQERSSSTSLKTGDENPLKVPDQIQRLLFHRGFDDAASWNDLFDPKLGSMKSPWALRDMKPAIDRLVEARINQEKICLYADFDMDGTSGLALALDAFKQLGFHDVRPIQPQRLTEGYGFHDFIVEELAKDGVTLIMTIDVGITANKACATAKRLGIDVIITDHHQPGPEKPQALAIINPNQGDCPSGLGYLCGAGVAFTVVRALKRALADAGVVPESALNLKSLLDLFTIATLTDMVPLVEDNRMLVKHGLRVIEGSKRAGIQALLKKLNMQGKELSAQDVAIRFAPKLNALSRLETGLRPLEIYLAPDQPSAEALVDQVLSQNSERLDLQQHGEKIAFELLQEWPHEDFVLLTSKEFHRGVVGLIATKIAGETGRPAFIGSENDEGVVVGSARAPHGSPVSVLEALSSATDILQRHGGHPAAAGFEVLLSRKDELIARLAEHHASLDFTQESVMDHDGFLRLGDLNLGLLRWLEALGPFGVDFAVPIFAFENLILENVMPLRGGHQKWILKDPATFTKVDALYFSPPPGLSVKPGIVVSVLGEVQKNDFRGSIKPQILIRDYKVAVPYEKESPSEKGLGSFGP
- the yajC gene encoding preprotein translocase subunit YajC; its protein translation is MALPFIVMLGVFYFLILRPQSRRMKDHDNLLKGIKRGDQVITASGILGTVDGMTDAIVTLEIAHGVKAKFLRKQIVALQSSLEKGPSEKKA
- the queC gene encoding 7-cyano-7-deazaguanine synthase QueC; translation: MKPKSVVLLSGGLDSTVNLYEAREKTDIALVLTFDYGQRAREREVKTSALIAGRLGLRHRVLALPFIAEFGGSSLTDRKQEVPQGEEVDIHSAETSTRTAKSVWVPNRNGIFLNIAAGFAESLGADLVIPGFNAEEAKTFPDNSEDFVHTMTRSLYFSTANRVMVQCYTIRMEKPEIVRRGQQLGVDFGQLWPCYLEGDRWCGECESCLRATRAFRDAGVDLSTLPFAAAGEA
- the secF gene encoding protein translocase subunit SecF gives rise to the protein MSTNTDKQTRFNFDFVGKAPLFGAISLILTVASLIYLAMGGIHYGIDFAGGTEVQVKFEKELPIAELRNKVEDLHLLNPSIQTLQADSGSEYVIRFQIPEGKDEKEINERQNAAVASLRTALEGDFKAYEPDIRRVDSVGPQVGAELKRNGLLAVFYSLLVILIYISLRFDYKYAPGAVITLAHDAIITLALYMLMGKEMNISVLAALLTLIGYSLNDTIVVFDRIREVSATSKGAESKAIVNRSINEMLGRTMITAVTTIVATGFLWWFADGDVADIAFILCAGTVFGTYSSVYVAAPIMMLMEKVNLAPRPTSSNQARA
- the secD gene encoding protein translocase subunit SecD, which encodes MENLTSRIWIAAVGVLTVFVCLAPNFINTEKIWWPTERKLNYGLDIQGGLHLVMGVDVAGVVKEQGARQVTGLKAEFQREQIPVADVVLTKPEQGEMEIRGGDSARVKEYMSNRYSTMLQLLKDTPDSLTYRYYDAYLIDFKQKVIHQGIETIRNRIDEFGVAEPSISQQGSDRIQVQLPGMADAERAKQLVNTAAKLDFMLVSNQMPPNIMELINQAETAGNYNLKDMKYSAYVDRLNKDLEGKLPPKTVVFFERSPNADDLESGRIPYLLQTDTNLGGADLTDAFVSFDQYGVPEVSLRFNAAGANAFRDLTTASVGRQMAIVLDKVVKTAPNIQTPIGNGEARITLGSSRNRDQSLAEAQMIATSLRAGALPAALEQLEERRVGPSLGADAIRKAQIGSLFGAIAILVFMIIRYRAMGVISDLVLILNVLMVLAILTSLGATLTLPGIAGIALSIAFAMDANVLINERIRDELRKGASFVYGVKEGYDRAMSAIIDSNLTSAATALVLLYYGTGPVRGFAVTLLAGIVTTLFSNVFISKVIVDVVIHKFGKKTLSV
- the queA gene encoding tRNA preQ1(34) S-adenosylmethionine ribosyltransferase-isomerase QueA, with amino-acid sequence MRTSELHFDFPEELIATAKSDPTRVMWVGDDRQPQELTFAEVLTKIPAGDVVVVNDTKVVKRRVFANDLEILFLQELPENEWQVLMPAKNLKIGARISLPMGATAELIEKGRPQELKIDRKLTPEDFEKHGELPLPPYIQRARGERHNRGADQDDYQTAWAKSDGSLASPTASLHFKTADIQTLKDRGVRVKSLTLHVGLGTFLPVTSDNLDEHVMHAETVTIPRDTWLAIEAARGEGRGVWALGTTVARAIESAAAGLLTETPDGFHGETRLFMKPGAEWRRITRLMTNFHQPESTLLALVASFHSLESVKSAYQWAIERRFKLFSYGDFSVWIR